A genomic stretch from Croceibacterium aestuarii includes:
- a CDS encoding TonB-dependent receptor domain-containing protein, which translates to MSTMLRLAGALLLTSALTAPSVAFAQDTTSPDATETPGDATANSEPDDAGQQSVEVSVPGGGEIIVTGHATRNVEQASNQVVSVLSATEIARTGEGDIAGALGRVTGLSVVGNGFVYVRGLGDRYSLALLNGSPLPSPEPLKRVVPLDLFPTGVIASSLVQKSYSVNFPGEFGGGVINLTTKATPDETFLTISAGTSLDTITTGHAGLTYYGSSTDWTGYDNGNRDTPPALAAFFASGERMSSGTVDTTQIAREIVTGRNSVVQHFDHIPANFSGSFSAGTSFDLGTGTLGVIAGGGYSNKWSTRQPLQQSSLNAQLDQLETDFRTTVTDNRIVANGLFGLGYEFADSKIRWTNLYIHDTDKQARIGLGQRHQSAADFLQQRTGWYERQLFDSQLVGEFKLTPDLEIDARGGYANSKRKAPYELFFEYVRSNGTVDPFGQYFVNRLNNGNGGDGGATFSDLNEDLWSGGLDLSYEIATGYKVTVGGAYANTKRISTRRDFLFLAPNTYLGDANVISAIGLLRPDLLINALTATPTGNGPTTPIGVTMIETDEGNPSFAAELDNWAGYGKADLQLTDALNLDIGVRYEDATETVSPVQVFTVPGSSAATTSLKRTYWLPAATLTYEIQPGMQVRLSASKTIARPQFRELINQPYYDPETSRAYRGNPLLTDSQLYNGEARFEAYFGRDERASVAGFYKRIDHPIEAFVTGLDFLTSYANAPKAELYGGEIDLQKYFDVGDIGSGFRRFLIAGNYTYTKSKLKVGANDTVQFYGASSTIATDYFTDGVPLTGQSDHVANLQLGLENEDRLSQQTFLISYASKRVISRGLIGTPPQPDIYEKPGVQLDFVLREGFTLGGHAFEVKGEVRNILGTAHVEYQQSGANRLEVNTYDVGRTYGLTLSATL; encoded by the coding sequence ATGTCCACCATGTTGCGTCTGGCAGGCGCTTTGCTGCTCACATCCGCACTCACCGCGCCAAGCGTCGCGTTCGCGCAGGACACCACGTCGCCAGATGCGACCGAGACGCCGGGAGACGCGACTGCGAATTCCGAGCCCGACGACGCAGGTCAGCAATCGGTCGAAGTCTCCGTTCCCGGCGGCGGCGAGATCATCGTTACCGGACACGCCACGCGCAATGTCGAGCAGGCTTCGAACCAGGTCGTCTCGGTCCTCTCGGCCACCGAAATCGCCCGGACCGGCGAAGGTGACATCGCCGGGGCGCTGGGCCGGGTCACCGGCCTCAGCGTGGTCGGCAACGGCTTCGTCTACGTCCGCGGCCTCGGCGATCGCTATTCGCTCGCACTGCTCAACGGCTCCCCCCTGCCGAGCCCTGAACCGCTCAAGCGCGTCGTTCCGCTCGACCTCTTTCCAACCGGCGTCATTGCCTCGTCGCTGGTCCAGAAGAGCTATTCGGTGAACTTCCCGGGCGAATTCGGCGGCGGCGTGATCAACCTCACGACAAAGGCGACACCCGACGAAACCTTCCTCACCATCAGCGCGGGCACGTCGCTCGACACGATCACGACCGGACACGCCGGGCTGACCTACTATGGCAGCAGCACCGACTGGACGGGATACGACAACGGCAACCGCGATACGCCCCCCGCGCTGGCGGCGTTTTTCGCCAGCGGCGAGCGGATGAGCTCCGGCACGGTCGACACGACCCAGATCGCGCGGGAAATCGTTACCGGGCGCAATTCGGTGGTGCAGCACTTCGACCACATTCCGGCGAATTTCTCCGGCAGCTTTTCCGCCGGCACCAGCTTCGACCTCGGCACCGGCACGTTGGGTGTGATTGCCGGCGGCGGATACAGCAACAAGTGGTCCACCCGGCAGCCGTTGCAGCAATCGTCGCTCAACGCGCAGCTCGATCAGCTGGAGACCGACTTCAGGACGACCGTGACCGACAACCGAATCGTCGCCAACGGTCTGTTTGGGCTCGGCTACGAATTCGCCGACAGCAAGATTCGCTGGACCAACCTCTATATCCACGACACCGACAAGCAGGCACGGATCGGGCTCGGACAGCGTCACCAGAGCGCGGCCGACTTCCTCCAGCAGCGCACCGGCTGGTACGAACGGCAGCTGTTCGACAGCCAACTGGTCGGGGAGTTCAAGCTCACGCCCGACCTCGAGATCGACGCACGCGGCGGTTATGCCAATTCCAAGCGCAAGGCGCCCTACGAACTGTTCTTCGAATACGTTCGTAGCAACGGCACGGTCGATCCGTTCGGTCAGTATTTCGTCAACCGGCTCAACAACGGCAACGGGGGCGACGGCGGGGCGACCTTCTCCGATCTCAACGAGGATCTGTGGTCGGGCGGGCTCGACCTGTCCTACGAAATTGCCACGGGTTACAAAGTCACGGTCGGCGGGGCTTATGCCAACACGAAGCGCATCAGCACGCGCCGCGACTTCCTGTTCCTGGCGCCGAATACCTATCTCGGCGATGCCAACGTGATTTCCGCCATCGGGTTGCTGCGGCCCGACCTGTTGATCAATGCGCTGACCGCCACCCCCACCGGCAACGGTCCGACCACGCCGATTGGCGTGACGATGATCGAGACCGACGAGGGCAATCCCTCGTTCGCCGCGGAGCTCGACAACTGGGCCGGTTACGGCAAGGCCGACCTGCAGCTGACCGATGCGCTCAACCTCGACATTGGCGTGCGTTACGAGGACGCGACCGAAACCGTTTCGCCGGTGCAGGTGTTCACCGTTCCAGGGTCGAGCGCCGCGACGACCTCGCTCAAGCGCACTTACTGGCTACCGGCGGCGACACTCACTTACGAGATCCAGCCCGGCATGCAGGTGCGTCTCAGCGCCTCGAAGACGATCGCCCGTCCGCAGTTCCGCGAACTCATCAACCAGCCGTACTACGATCCGGAAACCAGCCGTGCCTACCGCGGCAACCCGCTGCTGACGGACAGCCAGCTCTACAACGGCGAAGCCCGCTTCGAGGCCTACTTCGGGCGCGACGAGAGAGCCTCGGTGGCCGGCTTCTACAAGCGGATCGATCATCCCATCGAGGCCTTCGTCACCGGGCTCGACTTCCTCACCTCCTACGCGAATGCGCCCAAGGCGGAACTGTATGGCGGCGAGATCGACCTGCAGAAGTACTTCGACGTCGGCGACATCGGCAGCGGCTTCCGGCGTTTTCTGATCGCCGGAAATTATACCTACACCAAATCGAAGCTGAAGGTCGGCGCCAACGACACGGTGCAGTTCTACGGCGCTTCCTCGACGATCGCGACGGACTACTTCACCGACGGCGTGCCGCTGACCGGGCAGTCCGATCACGTCGCCAACCTGCAACTCGGGCTGGAAAACGAAGATCGGCTCTCGCAGCAGACGTTCCTCATCAGCTACGCCAGCAAGCGGGTCATCAGCCGCGGGCTGATCGGGACGCCGCCGCAGCCAGATATCTACGAGAAGCCCGGCGTACAGCTGGACTTCGTTCTGCGCGAGGGCTTCACCCTCGGCGGGCACGCCTTCGAGGTGAAAGGCGAAGTGCGCAACATCCTCGGCACCGCGCATGTCGAGTACCAGCAATCGGGGGCAAATCGGCTCGAGGTCAACACCTACGACGTCGGGCGGACCTACGGCCTGACCCTGTCGGCGACTCTTTGA
- a CDS encoding lytic transglycosylase domain-containing protein, which produces MRRFVVPLSFLVAAAPTLAHADVLEIGSSGAAWISGGPTAEIAPTDAAHASLPDVTGLDVPEEAVASPLDSSAALPPKYRVAVRQLAARFDLSPALIEALVWQESRWHEAAQSPVGARGLAQLMPATAREMGVDADDPLANLEGGARYLRQQLDRFGGDIEKALAAYNAGPGRVERAGGVPRIRETQTYVAAIMGRLSDHSRSDN; this is translated from the coding sequence GTGCGTCGATTCGTTGTTCCATTATCCTTTCTGGTCGCCGCTGCGCCGACGCTGGCGCATGCCGACGTTCTCGAGATCGGTAGCTCGGGCGCGGCGTGGATTTCGGGCGGCCCGACCGCGGAAATTGCGCCAACGGACGCCGCCCATGCAAGCCTTCCTGACGTTACCGGCCTCGACGTACCCGAAGAGGCGGTTGCCTCGCCGCTCGACAGCAGCGCCGCCCTGCCCCCGAAGTATCGAGTCGCCGTGCGGCAGCTCGCCGCCCGCTTCGACCTCAGCCCGGCGCTGATCGAAGCGCTCGTCTGGCAGGAGAGCCGCTGGCACGAAGCGGCGCAGTCGCCGGTCGGCGCGCGCGGCCTCGCCCAGCTCATGCCCGCGACCGCGCGCGAGATGGGCGTCGATGCCGACGATCCGCTCGCCAACCTCGAGGGCGGCGCGCGTTACCTGCGCCAGCAGCTCGACCGCTTCGGCGGCGATATCGAAAAGGCGCTCGCCGCCTACAACGCCGGGCCCGGCCGCGTCGAGCGGGCCGGCGGCGTCCCCCGCATTCGCGAAACCCAGACGTACGTAGCTGCCATCATGGGGCGGCTGTCGGACCATTCCCGGAGTGATAACTGA
- a CDS encoding TrbC/VirB2 family protein, with translation MRTISSLVAALALLLPAAAQARSTDPQGSGPIVNALTWMQGTLLGNVATAVAVMAVAAVGFMMLTGRLNWRFGATVIVGCFVLFGAASIVSGIQTAAG, from the coding sequence ATGCGTACCATTTCCAGCCTTGTCGCCGCCCTGGCGCTCCTCCTCCCGGCCGCAGCCCAAGCGCGGTCGACCGATCCGCAAGGTTCGGGCCCGATCGTCAACGCGCTCACATGGATGCAGGGCACTCTGCTCGGCAACGTCGCCACGGCGGTCGCGGTCATGGCCGTCGCAGCTGTCGGCTTCATGATGTTAACCGGCCGGCTCAACTGGCGCTTCGGTGCGACGGTGATCGTCGGTTGCTTCGTGCTGTTCGGCGCCGCCTCGATCGTGTCCGGCATCCAGACCGCGGCGGGCTGA
- a CDS encoding type IV secretion system protein VirB3, with protein MELVRHPVHRALTRPQMFAGVTYNFFIINAAVTTELFLITGSFLALIGALAMHLVGYFACLREPRVFDLWITKVSKCPRVKNWQRWGCNSYAA; from the coding sequence ATGGAACTCGTCCGCCACCCGGTCCACCGCGCGCTCACACGGCCGCAGATGTTCGCCGGGGTGACCTACAACTTCTTCATCATCAACGCCGCGGTCACGACCGAGCTGTTCCTGATCACGGGCAGCTTCCTGGCCCTGATCGGCGCGCTGGCGATGCACCTGGTGGGCTATTTTGCCTGCCTGCGCGAACCGCGCGTGTTCGACCTGTGGATCACCAAGGTCAGCAAGTGCCCGCGCGTCAAGAACTGGCAGCGCTGGGGCTGCAACAGCTACGCCGCCTAA
- a CDS encoding VirB4 family type IV secretion/conjugal transfer ATPase, which yields MSKPWLGAAAWSKKEARAGDRLPYLRLVDANTVLLRDGSLMTALQVPGLLFETEDTMALNAHAATREVMLRSTLDARFVLYHHVVRRRVSVSLEASFDDPLSAHIDQRWRDKLDSGSLFVNDQFLTLVRRPARGKAGLAEKAARMWRRKGREELEADPRELRSLKAAAQALTASLGDYGAQVLGDYTGPSGATNNEVLELLSALYNGEMRPVRRPSDETDIGQMLPYRRASFGLDAMELRGSGGSDFAAILSLKDYPEATSPGLLDALLRLPCEMVVSESFAPYDRQVARERIDLSLRRLRSADEEAVAERGDMASARDALGSGSVVFGDHHLTVLVRERSLDRLDDAAAACSAALADTGAIAVREDTNFEPAFWGQFPGNEQYLVRRAMISSANMASFGSLHGFALGRAEGNHWGDAVTLLETTSATPFFFNFHHGDLGNFSVIGPSGSGKTVVMNFLAAQAQKFSPRTILFDKDRGAELFVRGIGGRYDRIHAGEPAGFNPLALPDNATNRAFLRDWFAVLLKAEGPEEFSTIAAAVDAAYANDAGLRRLRHFRELLSGSRRPQAGDLADRLGPWIENGEHAWLFDNVADRLDLSARVLGFDMTALLDSPRLRTPVMMYLFHRIEERLDGEPTMILVDEGWKALDDEVFAARIRDWLKTLRKRNALVGFATQSARDALDSRIATALVEQTATMIFMPNAKARAEDYCDGFGLTEHELALIRSLPAHSRAFLVRQPDASVVVRLDLSGAPEVLTILSGRESTVRRLDLLREAVGDEPAAWYPPLTGRAWPGEPQEDEDEFSMAAAE from the coding sequence ATGAGCAAACCGTGGCTCGGAGCCGCCGCCTGGAGCAAGAAGGAAGCCCGCGCTGGCGACCGCCTTCCGTACCTGCGCCTGGTCGATGCCAACACCGTGCTGCTGCGCGATGGTTCGCTGATGACCGCGCTGCAGGTTCCCGGGCTGCTGTTCGAAACCGAAGACACGATGGCGCTCAACGCCCATGCCGCCACGCGCGAGGTCATGCTGCGCTCGACCCTCGATGCGCGCTTCGTGCTCTATCACCACGTCGTCCGCCGCCGGGTGAGCGTCTCGCTCGAAGCCAGCTTCGACGATCCGCTATCGGCGCATATCGACCAGCGCTGGCGCGACAAGCTCGACTCCGGCTCGCTGTTCGTTAACGACCAGTTCCTGACCCTCGTACGCCGTCCGGCGCGCGGCAAGGCGGGGTTGGCCGAAAAGGCCGCGCGCATGTGGCGCCGCAAGGGGCGCGAGGAACTCGAGGCCGATCCGCGCGAACTGCGCTCGCTCAAGGCCGCGGCCCAGGCGCTGACCGCCTCGCTCGGCGATTACGGCGCGCAGGTGCTGGGCGACTACACGGGGCCGAGCGGCGCGACCAACAACGAAGTCCTCGAGCTGCTGAGCGCGCTCTACAACGGCGAGATGCGCCCGGTGCGGCGCCCGTCGGACGAGACCGACATCGGCCAGATGCTGCCGTATCGCCGCGCCAGCTTCGGTCTCGACGCGATGGAGCTGCGCGGCTCGGGCGGGTCGGATTTCGCCGCCATCCTCAGCCTCAAGGACTATCCCGAGGCAACCAGCCCGGGCCTGCTCGACGCGCTGCTGCGGCTGCCGTGCGAAATGGTCGTCTCCGAAAGCTTTGCCCCGTACGACCGCCAGGTCGCTCGCGAACGCATCGACCTTTCGCTGCGCCGCCTGCGCTCGGCCGACGAGGAAGCGGTCGCCGAACGCGGCGACATGGCCTCGGCTCGTGACGCACTGGGTTCCGGCTCGGTTGTTTTCGGCGACCATCACCTGACCGTGCTCGTGCGCGAGCGCAGCCTCGACCGGCTCGACGACGCCGCCGCCGCCTGCTCTGCCGCGCTGGCCGACACCGGCGCCATTGCCGTGCGCGAGGACACCAACTTCGAACCGGCGTTCTGGGGCCAGTTTCCCGGCAATGAGCAATACCTCGTGCGCCGGGCGATGATTTCGAGCGCCAACATGGCAAGCTTCGGATCGCTCCACGGTTTCGCGCTCGGCAGGGCCGAGGGCAATCACTGGGGCGATGCGGTGACGCTGCTCGAAACCACCAGCGCCACGCCCTTCTTTTTCAATTTTCATCACGGCGACCTGGGCAACTTTTCGGTCATCGGTCCATCGGGCTCGGGCAAGACCGTGGTGATGAATTTCCTCGCCGCGCAGGCGCAGAAATTCAGCCCTCGTACGATCCTTTTCGACAAGGATCGCGGCGCCGAACTGTTCGTTCGGGGCATCGGCGGGCGCTACGACCGGATCCACGCCGGCGAACCTGCCGGCTTCAACCCGCTCGCGCTGCCCGACAACGCCACCAACCGCGCCTTCCTGCGCGACTGGTTCGCGGTACTCCTCAAGGCCGAGGGGCCGGAAGAGTTCTCGACAATCGCTGCTGCGGTCGATGCCGCCTATGCCAACGATGCCGGGCTGCGCCGTCTGCGCCATTTCCGCGAGCTGCTGTCCGGCTCGCGCCGCCCCCAGGCCGGCGATCTCGCCGACCGCCTCGGTCCCTGGATCGAAAACGGCGAGCACGCCTGGCTGTTCGACAACGTGGCCGACCGACTCGACCTCTCGGCACGGGTGCTGGGGTTCGACATGACCGCGCTCCTCGACAGTCCGCGCCTGCGTACCCCGGTGATGATGTACCTGTTCCACCGGATCGAGGAGCGGCTCGACGGCGAGCCGACGATGATCCTGGTCGACGAGGGCTGGAAGGCGCTCGACGACGAGGTCTTCGCCGCGCGCATTCGCGACTGGCTCAAGACCTTGCGCAAGCGCAACGCGCTGGTCGGCTTCGCCACCCAGTCCGCGCGCGACGCGCTCGACAGCCGCATCGCCACCGCGCTGGTCGAGCAGACCGCGACGATGATCTTCATGCCCAACGCCAAGGCCCGCGCAGAGGACTATTGCGACGGCTTTGGTCTCACCGAACACGAACTGGCGCTGATCCGCAGCCTGCCGGCGCACAGCCGGGCCTTCC